In Streptomyces sp. SLBN-118, the following are encoded in one genomic region:
- a CDS encoding ATP-dependent Clp protease ATP-binding subunit, giving the protein MFERFTDRARRVVVLAQEEARMLNHNYIGTEHILLGLIHEGEGVAAKALESLGISLEAVRQQVEEIIGQGQQAPSGHIPFTPRAKKVLELSLREALQLGHNYIGTEHILLGLIREGEGVAAQVLVKLGADLNRVRQQVIQLLSGYQGKEAATAGGPAEGTPSTSLVLDQFGRNLTQAARESKLDPVIGREKEIERVMQVLSRRTKNNPVLIGEPGVGKTAVVEGLAQAIVKGEVPETLKDKHLYTLDLGALVAGSRYRGDFEERLKKVLKEIRTRGDIILFIDELHTLVGAGAAEGAIDAASILKPMLARGELQTIGATTLDEYRKHLEKDAALERRFQPIQVAEPSLPHTIEILKGLRDRYEAHHRVSITDEALVQAATLADRYISDRFLPDKAIDLIDEAGSRMRIRRMTAPPDLREFDEKIAGVRRDKESAIDSQDFEKAASLRDKEKQLLAAKTKREKEWKAGDMDVVAEVDGELIAEVLATATGIPVFKLTEEESSRLLRMEDELHKRVIGQKDAIKALSQAIRRTRAGLKDPKRPGGSFIFAGPSGVGKTELSKTLAEFLFGDEDALISLDMSEFSEKHTVSRLFGSPPGYVGYEEGGQLTEKVRRKPFSVVLFDEVEKAHPDIFNSLLQILEDGRLTDSQGRVVDFKNTVIIMTTNLGTRDISKGFNLGFAAQGDVKSNYDRMKAKVNEELKQHFRPEFLNRVDDTVVFHQLTEDDIIQIVDLMIAKVDERLKDRDMGLELSPTAKSLLAKKGYDPVLGARPLRRTIQREIEDILSEKILFGELRPGHIVVVDTEGEGEEKTFTFRGEEKSALPDVPPIEQAAGGAGPNLSKDA; this is encoded by the coding sequence ATGTTCGAGAGGTTCACCGACCGCGCGCGGCGGGTTGTCGTCCTGGCTCAGGAAGAAGCCCGGATGCTCAACCACAACTACATCGGCACCGAGCACATCCTCCTGGGCCTTATCCACGAGGGTGAGGGTGTCGCCGCTAAGGCCCTGGAGAGCCTCGGGATTTCGCTCGAGGCGGTCCGCCAGCAGGTGGAGGAGATCATCGGGCAGGGCCAGCAGGCTCCGTCCGGGCACATCCCCTTCACCCCCCGTGCCAAGAAGGTGCTGGAGCTTTCGCTCCGAGAGGCCCTTCAGCTGGGCCACAACTACATCGGCACGGAGCACATCCTGCTCGGCCTGATCCGCGAGGGCGAGGGCGTCGCCGCCCAGGTCCTCGTGAAGCTCGGCGCCGATCTCAACCGGGTGCGGCAGCAGGTCATCCAGCTGCTCTCCGGCTACCAGGGCAAGGAAGCCGCCACGGCAGGCGGCCCGGCCGAGGGCACGCCCTCGACCTCGCTCGTCCTGGACCAGTTCGGCCGGAATCTCACCCAGGCCGCTCGCGAATCCAAGCTCGACCCGGTCATCGGGCGCGAGAAGGAGATCGAGCGGGTCATGCAGGTGCTCTCCCGCCGTACCAAGAACAACCCGGTTCTCATCGGCGAGCCCGGCGTCGGCAAGACGGCGGTCGTCGAGGGCCTGGCGCAGGCCATCGTCAAGGGCGAGGTGCCCGAGACCCTCAAGGACAAGCACCTCTACACCCTGGACCTCGGCGCGTTGGTCGCCGGCTCCCGTTACCGCGGTGACTTCGAGGAGCGCCTGAAGAAGGTCCTCAAGGAGATCCGCACCCGCGGCGACATCATCCTGTTCATCGACGAGCTCCACACCCTGGTGGGTGCGGGTGCCGCCGAGGGCGCGATCGACGCCGCGTCGATCCTCAAGCCGATGCTGGCGCGGGGCGAGCTGCAGACCATCGGTGCTACGACGCTGGACGAGTACCGCAAGCACCTGGAGAAGGACGCCGCGCTGGAGCGCCGCTTCCAGCCCATCCAGGTCGCGGAGCCGTCGCTGCCGCACACCATCGAGATCCTCAAGGGCCTGCGGGACCGCTACGAGGCCCACCACCGCGTCTCCATCACGGACGAGGCGCTGGTCCAGGCCGCGACGCTGGCAGACAGGTACATCTCGGACCGCTTCCTGCCGGACAAGGCGATCGACCTGATCGACGAGGCCGGCTCCCGGATGCGTATCCGCCGGATGACCGCGCCGCCGGACCTCCGCGAGTTCGACGAGAAGATCGCGGGCGTCCGCCGCGACAAGGAGTCGGCGATCGACTCGCAGGACTTCGAGAAGGCGGCCTCTCTCCGCGACAAGGAGAAGCAGCTGCTGGCCGCCAAGACCAAGCGCGAGAAGGAATGGAAGGCCGGCGACATGGACGTCGTCGCCGAGGTCGACGGTGAGCTCATCGCCGAGGTCCTCGCCACGGCGACCGGCATTCCCGTCTTCAAGCTCACCGAGGAAGAGTCTTCCCGGCTGCTGCGCATGGAGGACGAGCTCCACAAGCGCGTCATCGGTCAGAAGGACGCCATCAAGGCCCTCTCGCAGGCCATTCGCCGTACGCGAGCGGGTCTGAAGGACCCGAAGCGCCCCGGTGGCTCGTTCATCTTCGCCGGCCCGTCCGGTGTCGGTAAGACCGAGCTCTCCAAGACGCTCGCCGAATTCCTCTTCGGCGACGAGGATGCGCTGATCTCCCTCGACATGTCGGAGTTCAGCGAGAAGCACACGGTTTCCCGTCTCTTCGGTTCCCCGCCCGGTTACGTGGGATACGAAGAGGGCGGCCAGCTCACCGAGAAGGTGCGCCGGAAGCCGTTCTCCGTCGTTCTCTTCGACGAGGTCGAGAAGGCCCACCCCGATATCTTCAATTCCCTTCTGCAGATCCTGGAGGACGGTCGGCTGACCGACTCCCAGGGCCGCGTCGTGGACTTCAAGAACACGGTCATCATCATGACGACCAACCTCGGGACCCGGGACATCTCGAAGGGCTTCAACCTGGGCTTCGCGGCGCAGGGAGACGTCAAGTCGAACTACGACCGGATGAAGGCCAAGGTCAACGAAGAGCTGAAGCAGCACTTCCGGCCCGAGTTCCTCAACCGTGTCGACGACACGGTGGTCTTCCACCAGCTGACCGAGGACGACATCATCCAGATCGTCGACCTCATGATCGCCAAGGTGGACGAGCGCCTGAAGGACCGCGACATGGGCCTGGAGCTCAGCCCCACGGCCAAGTCGCTGCTCGCGAAGAAGGGCTACGACCCGGTTCTGGGCGCCCGGCCGCTGCGCCGGACGATCCAGCGCGAGATCGAGGACATCCTGTCGGAGAAGATCCTCTTCGGCGAGCTGCGCCCCGGTCACATCGTGGTGGTGGACACCGAGGGCGAGGGTGAGGAGAAGACGTTCACCTTCCGCGGCGAGGAGAAGTCGGCGCTGCCGGACGTCCCGCCGATCGAGCAGGCGGCCGGCGGAGCCGGGCCGAACCTGTCGAAGGACGCGTAG
- a CDS encoding SCO3374 family protein, translated as MASIVPLPRSSCDGSAARWYENELGWAALEGSPVLLLTGLHFDVLELPADVGAAVLRRTGAAGPVVLMGRRMRFLVAAGSAEELPGLLDWLQWGGIALDLTAIGAGGLMTAPPPPGWPGSRGAAVWLRPPVPGRKVEPTLPALAPFGLSAGTGGGISPDLVRLVDTVATECHRARLLRTNTPRTNTQPLAFS; from the coding sequence ATGGCTTCCATCGTCCCGCTTCCTCGCTCGTCCTGCGACGGCAGTGCCGCACGGTGGTACGAGAACGAACTCGGCTGGGCCGCCCTGGAGGGGTCTCCGGTGCTGCTGCTCACCGGGCTGCACTTCGATGTGCTGGAGCTGCCTGCGGACGTCGGCGCGGCTGTGCTGCGCCGGACGGGGGCGGCGGGGCCCGTGGTCCTGATGGGGCGCAGAATGCGGTTCCTGGTGGCCGCGGGAAGCGCGGAGGAGCTGCCCGGGCTGCTCGACTGGCTTCAGTGGGGCGGGATCGCGCTCGATCTGACCGCCATCGGCGCGGGCGGACTGATGACCGCCCCGCCGCCGCCCGGATGGCCTGGCTCGCGGGGGGCCGCCGTATGGCTGCGACCCCCCGTGCCGGGGCGCAAGGTGGAGCCGACGCTGCCGGCTCTGGCCCCATTCGGACTCAGTGCCGGAACTGGTGGGGGTATCAGCCCCGATCTCGTACGACTCGTGGACACGGTGGCGACCGAGTGCCACCGGGCCCGATTGCTGCGTACGAATACGCCGCGCACTAATACTCAGCCGTTGGCCTTCTCGTAA
- a CDS encoding Lsr2 family protein produces MAQKVQVLLVDDLDGGEADETVTFALDGKTYEIDLTTANADKLRGLLEPYAKSGRRTGGRAASGRGKGRPAAGGNKDTAEIRAWAKANGFEVNDRGRVPATVREAYEKANG; encoded by the coding sequence GTGGCACAGAAGGTTCAGGTCCTTCTTGTCGATGACCTCGACGGCGGCGAGGCGGACGAGACGGTGACGTTCGCTCTGGACGGCAAGACCTACGAGATCGACCTCACCACCGCCAATGCGGACAAGCTCCGTGGTCTCCTCGAGCCGTACGCGAAGAGCGGTCGGCGCACGGGCGGTCGCGCCGCGTCCGGCCGTGGCAAGGGTCGTCCCGCCGCGGGCGGTAACAAGGACACCGCAGAAATCCGCGCCTGGGCCAAGGCGAACGGCTTCGAGGTGAACGACCGCGGCCGTGTCCCGGCCACGGTTCGTGAGGCTTACGAGAAGGCCAACGGCTGA
- a CDS encoding amino-acid N-acetyltransferase produces the protein MPYAAANAITVRRARTSDVPEVRRLVDPYVSEGILLDKATVTLYEDIQEFWVAERDEDARVVGCGALHVMWEDLAEVRTLAVDPVFKGSGIGHHVLGKLLQTARWLGVRKVFCLTFEVDFFSKHGFVEIGEAPVDGDVYSELLRSYDEGVAEFLGLERVKPNTLGNSRMLLHL, from the coding sequence ATGCCTTATGCCGCAGCAAATGCCATCACCGTCCGGCGGGCCAGGACCAGCGATGTGCCCGAGGTCCGCCGGCTCGTCGACCCGTACGTGAGTGAAGGCATCCTGCTCGACAAAGCGACGGTCACCCTTTACGAGGACATCCAGGAGTTCTGGGTCGCGGAACGCGACGAGGACGCCCGGGTGGTCGGCTGCGGCGCACTCCATGTCATGTGGGAAGACCTCGCCGAAGTGCGAACTCTTGCCGTCGATCCCGTCTTCAAGGGCAGCGGCATCGGCCATCACGTACTCGGCAAGCTGCTCCAGACCGCCCGCTGGCTGGGGGTGCGCAAGGTTTTCTGCCTCACCTTCGAAGTGGACTTCTTCTCGAAGCACGGCTTCGTGGAGATCGGAGAAGCTCCGGTCGACGGAGATGTCTACAGCGAGCTGCTGCGTTCCTATGACGAGGGTGTCGCCGAGTTCCTCGGGCTCGAACGAGTGAAGCCGAACACCTTGGGCAACAGCCGGATGCTTCTGCACCTGTGA
- a CDS encoding BlaI/MecI/CopY family transcriptional regulator, with protein sequence MPRQLGELEDAVMTRVWQWNRPVTVREVLEDLQQERSIAYTTVMTVMDNLHQKGWVRREVDGRAYRYTAVSTRAAYAAALMNEAWSLSDNPAAALVAFFSMMSPEQRESLQAAVRMVQDDEAPEGGTSPGR encoded by the coding sequence GTGCCCCGCCAATTGGGAGAGCTGGAAGACGCCGTCATGACACGCGTCTGGCAATGGAACCGACCGGTCACCGTCCGGGAAGTCCTTGAAGACCTTCAGCAGGAACGGTCCATCGCCTACACCACCGTCATGACCGTAATGGACAATCTCCATCAGAAGGGCTGGGTGCGCAGGGAAGTCGACGGCCGCGCCTATCGATATACCGCGGTCTCCACCCGCGCCGCCTACGCGGCAGCACTGATGAACGAAGCCTGGTCCCTGAGCGACAACCCCGCCGCGGCACTGGTCGCCTTCTTCAGCATGATGTCGCCCGAGCAGCGAGAGTCCCTGCAAGCCGCCGTCCGTATGGTTCAGGACGACGAGGCCCCTGAGGGCGGTACCTCGCCGGGGCGATAG